The Telopea speciosissima isolate NSW1024214 ecotype Mountain lineage chromosome 11, Tspe_v1, whole genome shotgun sequence genome includes the window ctttctttcttgctgTTTCACCGCTGCAACCTCCGAGCCCTCTTTGTGGGATTTTTTTCTGCTTCAGCTTCTTGGAAGAGCGacctccaccaccatcaccgGCACTATTTCTGTTGCTATATTTCAGTTGTTACTGTCCTTCTACCATTATTCTTCTCTGCCATCTAACTTGAGGAAGATCACAAATGATTCAGCTGCAAATCTTCAGACTGTGAAAGCTTTACTTAGATCGATTTGAGAGCCGATATGCTATCTCATGCTACTACagctacccccccccccccccccccccccccccccccccccccccccccccacccccccccccccccccccccgccgcTTGTCTTCATGCTTCTGGGGCTAATTTGTTTTCCGCCGATCTACCGGGTCAGGTTAAGCTCGTTGTTCTCGCCCGGGGCCCGCCACGGAGGCGATGAGGAGTTGGTTCAAACTATCCCAGTCGATGCCGCAGCGGCCGCTACATCGATGAGGAGGCATGGGGAggcatgccccccccccccccccccccccccccccccccccccccggggagGCACCCGAGGATCACTTGATGATGCTCGACAAGGGACCAACACAcaccctatcccgacaagggatagaatacaatatcgtggtatgattggggtgacacgcgtcatcccaccccccccccctccaccacCGCTGTGATCTCGATGCAAAGGGCTAACTCACAGCCATAAACCTCAATTAAAataccacaatgcaacctcaattttctttgaagttcaaggcatgctccatgattgaataaacccatttcttgcttgaacccactattttgtataaaatattactttttaggcatattatgaccatgaatcttcattatttatcatgtcattcacataatggccatgcctttcctttttctccaacttcttagatcacaatttgataaaaaatcagaaatttctagcctaagaatcctcgTCTAACTTAATTGccttgggaaaagaatcaaaggctaggttttaaaccccataaccttacattgatcatctacttaggccttagcattcaaggtattaatttgctatctacttggcttttagccgcaggttaaaacaatcaaaggCTCCAAGAACACAACGTGCATGCGTTGAACAAATTGCACCAattgtcctagatccactatggttccaaaagatagaggaccaagagctttaccgaGACTACTTCCGCTCGTAAATATAATGGaatcaaggtctttaaaagcccagggttgtcccatttggttctctaagcctcaagggactaggaggggtgtcttggagtctatttgggtcttagaaacacccaacattcaaagatttaagggggtttaaaggatcaaaagctcaaaatccagatttggggttttctttggtggttgaagctttagaatcaaatagattcaagaagaggtcaaaatagaggtctttataggattgtaatgaaaatgggatagcatcctacaaggggaaactacacatggctcgagctaaccctttgggtttcaaaagaaatccccatcttgggctgcaaccaacgaaccacccaagctcaaacagcaagggggaagagagaaaaatgggggaaaagggcacttggcttacctcggtttgaggtacacacgaggtgccctctttaaagctccaaaccccagctgtttccttcttcttcttcccttccttctcctccttctcctcctctcttcaaagctctcctctcctttcacgattaggttaggaaagagaaagaaaaagaaagactaaggaatagtcttaccctctctctcatatagacttcacatttattggcctatttggctaaggcctcataagtgtaacctagggtctatttgggtagggtcaaacatggcaggcaccaatagcaccttagccacaggtctcacccacaagggtccttgttagcgcATTGATGGTGGTCGGAGGCAGCCaagaaccttgcctccgatgcgagtaggaaggtggttcccaccataagaggtcgtggcctttggaccacaccgagggctttgagagggcaagaagcacacaacaaaatttggtcaactacttaccccgacacgccaaggtgcaacctccgtggtcccgactagtttccacggTGCAACCTCgcactatggtcaatatagttGGTTTGACCACCaaagtgagaacaactcaccggcatacgtggcgtgataactacacgtcacagggaagaattaataattaattatactcccggggtgcgggtataacagcaGCTCTCCCAGAGCCTCCAAACCATAGTTACCAAGGCGGCAAGGTGACCatggcgtttgagggccttcctaagcgccttggcgatagggcggcctcaaggtgtcgccttggcgaacaaggcgttctagtgttcttttttttatataaccattttattaggcataaatagcatattaatttttatataattctacttgtatcctaaataaatatgaaagaattgaagtacATAATCAAGGAATAGCAAACTAGCATAATCATGACATGTCAGCTAAGGGTAGGGCATATCTACAAACACCTTAAAGACCTCAACggaaaagagggaaagataAAACGAAACGAAAAGAACTCTCTCCTAAGTCCATCCAAATGCAGCCAAGAGAGCGGCccaatcaaaagttcaaaaccattcataaatatgaaatatttacaAGTTCTGGTCTTGTGATCACTTCATTTTAGTCCAATAAAGAAATCATTCAATTCTgtgaaaaaaaaggaggaaaagaaagaaagacaagattGAATGAAGTTAAAGGAACTGTTTGTTACTCCACAGTCCACGGTCCTCTttagaaacaaacaaaagaacatacaaggctggagatgtcgATGGAGAGTGGAGAGGTTAGAAGGGGTTTaggtttagaaggaaaaaagaagggaaaaaaaagcacaatacttacaaggctggagatgtcgccggTGGGGGTTGAGGTTGCTTCTCTCGCCGGTGGGGGTGGATGCTCGAGATGGGGGTGTcggtggagaggagaggttagaagttagaacttaaaaaggggaaaggggtttagattttagaaggaaaaagggaaaaaaaaaacacgataCTTACAATTAGCCTCGCCGGACGCCGGTGGAGGATGGAGATTGAGAGGGAGGACTGAGAACTTGAGAAGGAATCGAAGGACTGAGGTCTGAGCTCTGACAGAGTCGCTGCAAGTCGCCGCCTCGCCGGATGCCAGTGGAGGATGGGGACTGAGAGGGAGGACTGAGAATGAGTCGAAGCCTTGAAGGACTGAGGTCTGAGCTGAACTCTGTCGGAGTCACTGCAAGTCGCCGCTGCGCTGCTGCTtttctctttcgtttttttctttttgattttggtatGTCCCGCGAAGGTGATTAGGTGAATCGAGTTTGGCATTGGTatttaggttttggttttttttttttttaagtttaacatatgattccatgcttctcaCAGCATggaaccaaaaatgtacaaccAATGACATATTTTCAATTAGAATAACttaaaatacattaaaaaaagttaaaaaacaaaaatataaaaaaaaaacaccaaaaagcgACTGCCTTGCTCACAAGGCGTCCTAAGGCattgccttggtcgcctaggagACGCCTTGGTCACCAAGGCGGTCGCCTTTCTTACATACCATAAGGCGCCCCATCGCCATACCCCCAGATTTtcgcctggacgccttgataactgTGCTCCAAACCATAGCAACCTTCTTCCACAACTGAAATCACTTGCCCAAGTACCCAATTTGCAGCCAAGTacagagaaagcagaaaccccAAAAGGGCTATCAAATTGCCAAGGACAAGCAAGGCAAGCAAACCATCAGAAACCTCCACAACACCACCCAGGGAAGGCAAAACCAAAAGGGCATAACCAGAACCCAAAAGAGTCACGTAGAACAGAGTGATTGCTTGTCGGGTCCATGTTCATATGATCATCGAAACAAACTCCTTGAAGGATACGTTTTTCTTCGCTCTAGTCATGGCTGCAACATAGATTGTAGAAGTCATGGAGAATAGGGAGACAAAACAAAACCCATTTGTGAAGACGAGTTGAATTGTAACAATGTTTCTGGCATATTCTTTAATTTCAGTGAGCAATTTGGTGCATTCAGGACTTCTGCGTTTCTCTGTGCCCAATAGAAGAACCCTGGTGATGAAATCCATGATCAGAGGGTTTTGGATGTAATGATCAGCCAGCAAGAGAAGAGATTAAGGGACGATGGTAAGGACGATGATGGAGAGCATGACCTTCCCATTTTTGGAGATTTTGAATTGAGATCTTCTTAGAACTCTGAAGTAAAATTGCAGATCAGAAGGAAAGATGGAAACCattaaagaaaggaaagggctgtgtgggttttatttatttctttttctatgGCAAAATTTTAAGGGAGTTGCAGATGGTGGGCGATGGTGTTCGGTGAAGAAGAATAGGGTGATGGGGTTGAAAGAGGctgggttttttatgttttagtgcAGAAGGTATTTTAGTCAATTACTTTTCACAGAGTTAACCCTGTTAGAATCTGGGTTAAGGTTGATATTTTTGCATACTTAGTGTGGTTGCATTAAAATAATGGTATATCTCAGGGGGTGGCACTGATAATTTCCCAAAATTTAATGTCATTggtactttcttcttcttgtggttACTCGATGGTAGATGCAGGCAGTAAGTGGATTTACTAGCTTTTATTTTGCACACGTGGATCATCTATCAGTTTTCCAGGAAAACTCTTTGCATATAGAAAGagaacttaaattttttttttataatttgagGTTTTTTTCATACAAAATGATTTGGCCAGCCTAAATCCctcagaaaaattaaaattgccAACCAGAAAGCAATTAAAATTTTTAGGTGTTACATTAGGGAAAGGTAACAGTAATAAGCAAAAGGAGGGTAAATGGGAAAAGGAAATACCTACGTAATACAAAGAACGGATAGGGGTGGTTTAATAATCTGTGGAAGCATTATTCAATTCGCCATTGAGTTGTCAACATCAGCTGAAGATGTATCCATGTCATTGAGACCCAGCTCCTCATTCTGCTCCCATGACCTCACGTATTCTTCAAATGTCAACTGATGGTCATCTTCGAGGGCATCAGTGATGGGGGAAACAAAAGAATTTGCCAATGCATCATCAAGAATTAAAGTCCATTGTTCCTCCAAACTCAACAGCTTAGTCAATCTCACCCCGAAATCCAGCCATTTGCTTTTTCTCTGATCATCAAGACTATCTCCAAAAGTGAATCCATGTACTCTCTCAAGACTTTCACTAATTTTAGTGATCAAGCCTTCGATGGTTGTAACAACTCCACCTAAAGTGCCACTAACCAGCTCCAAGTCAATTTCTGGAATTTTCACACTTGCAGTATCTGACTTTATTACATCTCGGCTAAGATCTTCAATGCTCTGCACACGAACTGTTATTTTCTTGCCCTTCTCAGGAATTGGACCACCTGGCTTCAACTCAGAATTGCGATAACCACAAGAATCACATGAAGATGCCATGACAATAACTTCTTGAAAGTATGGGATTTTGGTAACATACATTCGAGTCTCACTTCTAACACCACAAACTCCACAAGTTGATGGAAAAGTCATCACCTCTTCCGGAGCAGAGTACCTAAACAAGGCCGCAGCAACTTCCTCACTATTACCCTGAGCAATAGCTCGATGACCAGCAACAGCTCCTATGGATCCATGTGGCTCTCCTTTACTTTCATCAGAATAACTTCTTCTTCCCTCAGTTAATGCTTCAACAGCACTCCGTGTTTCATGTTCTCCCGATTGTGATGAATCCACAAGAAATCCCAGTGCTTCCTGTTGCTCACGAGTCCGCTCATAGAACTTAATAGTCAACGATGGATCTGAAGATGGAGCACACGGATTCTCAATGAAGCTGTTGCCAGCAGGATCATCAAGAATGAAGGTGAATGGTCCATCTCCTGCTGCACACGATTTCAATTTCATCAAGAAGTGGTCCAAAGCTTCAGCAGTCTCAGGAACCACTTTCTTGCGTTCTTCTTGAAGGGCCTGCAGTTCATCCACAGCCCGCAGTAGTATCCCTTCTATTGTTGATAACTTGCCACGTTGAGCTTCAGGAGGAATCTCAAAATCCAGTTCTGGTATCTTAATGGTAGCAGAATCAGATTTTATAACTTGCCGGTTCAGCATTTTCTGATCACCAGATGGAACCTCCAAACGATACAAACATCCACGAGGTTGGAGCTCACCAGCAAACTGTACTTCATTGTTTCGTTCACCACAATGAGGGCATTCAAAGGCCATAAGCACAATCTCCCTAAAATAAGGAATGCGAGTCAATAGAAGTCTTGTTGTCCCATTCTCCCCACAACGCATGCACAGGCTCTCAATCTGATGAAGAGGCACAGCATCATCATCTGCAGAAACCGCTTCCACTGCGGATCCAACATCAACAATTGGATCTCTGGACGccattcttttgtttctttatttcccCCCTGCTTTCTTCAATGAAACCAGAGATGAAGGCTCTGGTAGTTCCGGCAAACCTAAGATCCTTCCCATAGTAAGTTCAGGAATAGTAACAATACGGGTACAAATACAGACGGCAATTAATCGGACTAAAAAGCAATagtacttttcaaaaatccggcacCATAAAGCACATATGTCAATGATATGTGTATAATACGGCCTCTCTACAAGCAAAAATATggacatatattcactatgtaacaAATATGCACCGCCTAATATACAAAATAATATGTAGACAATGATTCTATCAAAAAAGAAGCCTCACAACTGAAATCAACATATTAACACAATAATAATAGCATGTATCTATCAAACAAAAAGTAATAATAATAGCGTGTAGACAATGTTTTTATCACATGGAAGCCTCAAAAGTTCATCCCATAAGATGTATGACACCAAGATATATGGAACTCTCAATAAATTTCTCAGATGAAGTTTACAAAATCTTTAAGTCTCTCAGTATGGATGATGCAGTATCGGCTGATTCCTGATCCAATTCATCGATTTTTTAAAACCTGGATTTAGAACATACCATTCTTTTGTCACACACACTAGCATGGTTTGAACTCCAATTGATTTGAATCAGCCAATTTGTagatagttgtcaaggcatagcctaggcgccgcctaggcgttcaggcgctttggtcgacttggacgccttggtcgcctacttggtgtcaccttgttttttttaccctctccaacgccttgggttgcctaaccaccgtgacaactatgatttgtACTGATTTTTTAGTTTTAGACCGGTTCCAACCGAATCGGAATCAAAATCTATGGAGGCCAATCCTGTTGCCAATTCCTCTTACTTGAACCTTGCTCACAAGTCATGCCATGGTATCAAGCCATgtctttttctgttttggtaTAAATCATGCTCTTTATTCCAATTCACTGGATTAATTTCAAAAATTTAACTTTTCCTTGATGGGTTTGATCTTGATTTAGTAGACCTCTGCTTGCTCCTTTAAAGACTCAGTtttttggacaaagttttcctccatccatagaggacagttcacccaccatcctagggttcacaaacccctcttagggttttagtatgttccaaaataccctcccgatacccattACCATCCTCCCCCACCccttggtgaatgggatcccattcaccataggtggagggaaacttggtcccAGTTAGGACGGGAGAAGGTTCATAGATGACTATATTTCTTCTACTCAATTTTCTATGGTGGGCAGCTAGACTTTTTGAAAGTAACAACAATTGTAAGATGAAAACAAtgaatgctctctctctctctctctctctctctctgtctgatACTGATAGATCAAATCCAAAAGCTCAAGAACAAGCTTCAGGATATCAGAAGCTTTTCTACAGCAATAGACAGGAGTATGGTTCAAGATCTCAGTTTTCCAATTTTCTGAGACAAATCCTATATGTACTACTGTATTGACCAGGTTTCAACAATACTTTAGAAATTTAGATAATTTTGATCGGACCAAAAAATATCAAGTTTCGACCAATTTTAACAAATTTCAACCAATCCAATTTCGACCAGTTTTGAGACTGGCCCATTATATGTCGAGTCTTACCCAAAAGCTACCAAATTTCGATcaagttttgatcaaaaccagaGAAATTTCGATTTCCTGACTGATTGAAACTGCctcgaaaccgagatttagaaccttgcacAGACATCATAAAACTTACGTAACCAGTTCAGAGGCCTCCACACTGGATAAATACACAAGTTCCTTGGAACACGTATCAACAGCCTACAAATACCCCTCATCTCTCAAAAACTATAGCTCAAATTCTCTGGCTACTGTtgctttgtaatctcttttcaTTTACTACTACAACATGGCTCAACAGTCCACAAGTAAATTTTCACAAGATTTTGATCTGGTTTTTGCTGTTTCAGAGACCCTTTTGGGATATTAATCATGGGTAGTTATTATTTTGTTGATTGATGGTTTGTGATTTTGATCTGTTTTGTGGTGCATGCCTGATGCCTGCCCTTGTTTTTATTAGCAGTACTGTATCCTCCACCACCTCCTGAGTCCTACCCACCACCAGTTCTGCAGGGATATCCACAGGGACCTTATGTAGCCCCTCCACCTGTTGGTTATCCTTTCAAAGATGGTTATGGATACACACAGCAAGCTCCTCCTCCAGCAGAAACCAAAAGCAGAGATGGGAGTTTGTGTACTTGGTTAGTATTTTTTTCTCTGAAGTCCAACATAGGTGTTTTGTTGAAGCTTTCTTTAATActtttttgttacttagtttgcTTTGCAGTTGTTGCTGCTGTTTCTAGAATATGTGCACTGCTTGAGGACTGATTATCCAGAGAAAATTGGGGATCACAGTTCCTACATCTCTGTATGTGAATTTTATGCGTTGGTTCTTTTTAATTGGGGGCAGAAGGTTTACTGTAGCCATAGAAATTGCAATAAATTCGAATGTTTTTGCTATTTCTATCACTTTAAATTCTTTAGAGTTATTTTTAGAAAAATGATATTTTTGGGTGGTCAAAACTCGAAACTTATTCCCTTTTCATGAATTTAGTTTCTTTTTATGTTTGAAAGGTTACTAAAACTGTTTTTGTATGGCAACGCTCTGGtgttttttgtaattatttggAACACATTTGGAACATAGCTTGTATGTGTCATCTAgcccattttatttttattttttttggaatggactggataaaaaaaacacatactAAAAGAAGCTCGGGGAAAAAAAACCATAAGGCTGGGACAAAAACACACAtgaaaccaccaccaccaactccaCTCTCGACCCTTgactaccaccaccatcgcCGTCTGCGCCACCACCTCGACTACCGGCACCAGAAGATATACTTCTATTAAGATGCATTCcctacatgttttttttttttttttaagtgtttttttcAGTTTTACCATATAGCATTTGTTGGGAATTATTCTAAAATATCAGAAACACAAAACACTGTTTCTAACTTAGAAAAAAACAGTATTTGGAACACAAACATTGCCATACAGACCCTAAGTTTCCTATACAATATGATCATCTTATGATTCCATATAAGGATAGttataataaattaaaaggatGTGAATCAGTGACATGATTATTCCTCCTTGGATAAGATGGTgaaacttaaaaggataagCCTTAAAAGGCATTTACTAATATGATATGTAAGGAGATGACTATTTATAGTAAGAAAGTACTAAAGAAGTTCTTGACAAATCTAAAGGAGAGTAATATTCATCTAAAATGGGGGAAAGATCCCCACAATGCTAGCTGAAATCCGAAACTGCATGCAGGCACCCTCCTCCCCAACTAGATTACTGTagcccacccccccccccccccctttaaaaTATCCTAAATACTTTCTACTTACAGGTTTTCTGTAATACCCCTTCTAACGTCCGAAACTGAATACGGACATTGGAGGGTACCCTCTTCCAAgtaaaatttataaataataattaGTTGTTATGATATATTTAAGCTTGAGAGAAACAAAACTTATACTAGAACCATTCGTGGAAGAAGCAGAGACTTTTTGACTCGTTAAAAAGAAATATGTAAGGTCACTAAGCAAGAACAACCCACGGTTTACATgcaactctttctctctctaaattAGTTGCAATCTGCTTCAATCGATCTACTTTTTCAGATTGGTTTAAGAATCGATTAAATAATAAGGGGCCTGATGCCCCTGCACCAGTGTGGAGCCAATGAAAGCACACAGAGGTATTAATATAcataggattttttatttcacgggaTGAGTGATAATTTTGCGCATTCTTGTGTATGGATGCAAGGGGCCATTTGACCAGGCAGCATTcttttatccccccccccccaaaaaaaaaaatcaaaaacaaaaaaaactcgTCTAgaatctgtctctctctctctactctgtCGCTACAAACAACATTAAGATGATCACACCTGTCTGAGTGCACGCCAATCTAGAGGGAGCTTCAAAATGGACGATTGGATGATTCAATGAGGATAAGATCATGTGTTTAGTTGCAGCTAGATAAGTCGGAATCGTTTTGGATTGGATCTCCTAATCCAAAAACCGAAGTTATGAATTGATCA containing:
- the LOC122645529 gene encoding zinc finger protein ZPR1 homolog gives rise to the protein MASRDPIVDVGSAVEAVSADDDAVPLHQIESLCMRCGENGTTRLLLTRIPYFREIVLMAFECPHCGERNNEVQFAGELQPRGCLYRLEVPSGDQKMLNRQVIKSDSATIKIPELDFEIPPEAQRGKLSTIEGILLRAVDELQALQEERKKVVPETAEALDHFLMKLKSCAAGDGPFTFILDDPAGNSFIENPCAPSSDPSLTIKFYERTREQQEALGFLVDSSQSGEHETRSAVEALTEGRRSYSDESKGEPHGSIGAVAGHRAIAQGNSEEVAAALFRYSAPEEVMTFPSTCGVCGVRSETRMYVTKIPYFQEVIVMASSCDSCGYRNSELKPGGPIPEKGKKITVRVQSIEDLSRDVIKSDTASVKIPEIDLELVSGTLGGVVTTIEGLITKISESLERVHGFTFGDSLDDQRKSKWLDFGVRLTKLLSLEEQWTLILDDALANSFVSPITDALEDDHQLTFEEYVRSWEQNEELGLNDMDTSSADVDNSMAN